GTTTTTTCTATAATAGTTGTTTCGTAATCAATAAAACTTTCTATTTTTTGTTGTTTAATAAAGTTTAAAATATCTTTTTTTGATAAAATATCTTTTTTTACCATGTTTAAAGCATTTTCAAAATTATCAATATTTTTCCCAGCTTTTATCATATTCCATTGTAAAAATAAACCTTTATATGTATGCATTTTTTTTAGTAAATCTGATAAAAAAATATTTAAAGAAAGATTATTAATGTCATAATATATTTCTTTGGTACAATAATTAATATAATCATCAATAGTTTTTTTTACTATATCTCTATAAATTATTATATTTATTATCATTTTATTATTATTCATTTCAATTTCTAGTTTTTCTTCTAAATTTTTTTTCTCAGTAATATCAGAAACTATACACATTATTTTTTTTTCTTTTTCTAAATGTAGTATTTTGTATCTAATTTTTAAGAATTTATTATTTATTTTTATTTCTGTAGGTAAAAGGTCTAAATATACATCCTCTTTTTCATTATTTTCAAAAATATGATTTAAAATTTTCTTTTCTAGTTCATGTTCTTCCCCAAATAATAAAATTAATGCGTTTATTTTAAAAATATCATTTTTATCAAATATCTTCAAACATTCATTACTGTAATCTCTATTAATAAGAAAGTCATTTCCAAAAGTAAAAAAACCTTCTTCGGAATTATCGAGAAGAAGTTTTAAATTCATTTTAGTTTCATTAAGTAATTTGTGGTTAATATCGCTTATTTTTTCTATTTTTTTTGTTTTATTTAAAAGTTGTTCATAACTTTTAAATAATGAGTAATACATTTCTTTTATATCTTCTTTAGAAAGAGAATTATCTTTTAAAAAATTTTTATGTTTTTCTAAAGTCTCTTTTTCGTTAAAAAATATATTTTCACTCATAATTATACCTCGAGTACTCTATTTTTTTATCATATTAAACGGGATATTTAAATCTTCCATAAAAGTTTCAGCAATTTCATATGAAAATTCATTTTCCTCGTCATAATACCAGTTAATTATTATATTTTTATTGTTTTTATATGCTTCTTCGATAATATCTAAAATGAATATTATGGATTTTGTACTACTTGTATTTAAATAACTGATATCAAATTTAAAAATAACTTTTTTATTATCAGATAAATTATTAAAATAATTTTCT
This genomic interval from Marinitoga litoralis contains the following:
- a CDS encoding ATP-binding protein is translated as MSENIFFNEKETLEKHKNFLKDNSLSKEDIKEMYYSLFKSYEQLLNKTKKIEKISDINHKLLNETKMNLKLLLDNSEEGFFTFGNDFLINRDYSNECLKIFDKNDIFKINALILLFGEEHELEKKILNHIFENNEKEDVYLDLLPTEIKINNKFLKIRYKILHLEKEKKIMCIVSDITEKKNLEEKLEIEMNNNKMIINIIIYRDIVKKTIDDYINYCTKEIYYDINNLSLNIFLSDLLKKMHTYKGLFLQWNMIKAGKNIDNFENALNMVKKDILSKKDILNFIKQQKIESFIDYETTIIEKTLGENFLKENKILIDKNKLLDLEKLIEKTIHSQKILIELKKLYYHSFVDVIKMYKKYSYELAIKLGKKINKFTINYNKNIFFNPEIYFSFNKSLIHIFRNIIVHGIEFPDERLDLNKTAGGNIYCEIFDDKKYIYITISDDGKGININKLRKIKNNDSLLEIFCEGFTTCDSSNEFAGKGLGLTIIKEEVEKLNGKLEISSTYLKGTSFKIILPKRSEGIFHG
- a CDS encoding DUF1987 domain-containing protein — its product is MKRLYIGPTKSTPEIDFDPEKNVLSIKGESYPENSFEFYNPIFEWLENYFNNLSDNKKVIFKFDISYLNTSSTKSIIFILDIIEEAYKNNKNIIINWYYDEENEFSYEIAETFMEDLNIPFNMIKK